A stretch of the Mesorhizobium sp. Pch-S genome encodes the following:
- a CDS encoding LOG family protein — protein MNPMEKTGWTPLPHSDEDLERARSVPDTPQTRASTYRLAWNDEEFMTRRELRPVRLQLELLKPEMILAERGIRSTVILFGGARIPEPGGEAWAAKNETQKRNLEKNSRYYEEARKFARLCSQHSAASYYREFVVVTGGGPGVMEAGNRGADDVGAPSIGLNIVLPHEQAPNPYVTPELCFNFHYFAIRKMHFVMRAKAVAVFPGGFGTMDEFFETLTLIQTGRMERVPVILFGKEFWQRAIDLDYLAEQGTITPGDQDIIDFVDTADEAWDIIRRFYTL, from the coding sequence ATGAACCCAATGGAAAAGACGGGCTGGACGCCCCTGCCTCACTCGGATGAAGACCTGGAACGTGCCCGCAGCGTACCCGACACGCCGCAGACGCGCGCTTCGACCTACCGTCTCGCCTGGAATGACGAAGAATTCATGACGCGGCGCGAGCTGAGGCCGGTGCGGCTGCAGCTTGAATTGCTGAAGCCGGAGATGATCCTGGCTGAGCGCGGCATCCGCTCCACAGTCATTCTGTTCGGCGGCGCCCGTATTCCGGAGCCCGGTGGCGAGGCCTGGGCGGCAAAGAACGAAACGCAGAAACGCAACCTTGAAAAGAACAGCCGCTATTATGAAGAGGCGCGCAAGTTTGCTCGCCTGTGCTCGCAGCACTCGGCTGCGTCCTATTATCGCGAGTTCGTCGTCGTCACAGGTGGCGGGCCAGGCGTGATGGAGGCCGGCAACCGCGGCGCCGACGATGTCGGGGCGCCGTCGATCGGCCTCAACATCGTGTTGCCGCATGAACAGGCGCCCAACCCCTATGTGACACCGGAGCTATGTTTCAACTTCCACTACTTCGCCATCCGCAAGATGCATTTTGTCATGCGGGCAAAGGCCGTGGCGGTTTTCCCCGGTGGTTTTGGCACCATGGACGAGTTCTTCGAAACGCTGACACTGATCCAGACCGGGCGCATGGAGCGCGTGCCGGTGATCCTGTTCGGCAAGGAGTTCTGGCAGCGTGCCATCGACCTTGACTATCTGGCCGAGCAGGGCACGATCACGCCAGGTGACCAGGACATCATCGATTTCGTCGATACCGCCGACGAGGCCTGGGACATCATTCGCCGCTTCTACACGCTCTGA
- the truA gene encoding tRNA pseudouridine(38-40) synthase TruA encodes MPRYRLDIEYDGGPYSGWQRQAAGQHSVQAAIEQAIERFCGDAISIRGAGRTDAGVHATAQVAHADLSKAWPADTVRDAVNAYLQRAGERVAILGATAVSDDFDARFSAVGRHYLYRIANRRAPPALDMGKVWWVPKRLDAEAMHEAAKVLLGRHDFTTFRSTQCQANSPLRTLERLDVTRQDETIEVRTSARSFLHNQVRSMVGSLKRVGEGAWTAGDLKAALEARDRAACGQVAPPDGLFLTGVDYPAS; translated from the coding sequence GTGCCCCGCTATCGCCTCGACATCGAGTATGACGGCGGGCCCTATTCAGGCTGGCAGCGGCAGGCTGCCGGCCAGCATTCGGTGCAGGCCGCGATCGAACAGGCGATCGAACGTTTCTGCGGCGATGCGATCTCCATCCGGGGCGCTGGCCGTACCGATGCTGGCGTGCACGCCACGGCGCAGGTCGCGCATGCGGATCTGAGCAAGGCATGGCCGGCCGATACGGTGCGCGACGCCGTCAACGCCTATCTGCAGCGAGCCGGGGAGCGGGTCGCCATATTGGGCGCGACTGCGGTGTCGGATGATTTCGATGCGCGTTTCTCGGCAGTCGGCCGGCACTATCTCTACCGCATAGCCAATCGTCGCGCCCCGCCGGCGCTGGACATGGGCAAGGTATGGTGGGTGCCGAAGCGGCTCGATGCCGAAGCCATGCATGAGGCGGCGAAGGTTCTGCTGGGCCGGCACGATTTCACCACCTTCCGTTCCACGCAATGTCAGGCCAACAGCCCGTTGCGCACGCTGGAGCGGCTCGATGTCACGCGGCAGGACGAGACGATCGAAGTCCGCACCTCGGCGCGCTCGTTCCTGCACAATCAGGTCCGCTCGATGGTCGGTTCGCTGAAGCGCGTCGGCGAAGGCGCATGGACCGCCGGCGATCTCAAGGCTGCCCTGGAAGCGCGGGACCGTGCGGCCTGTGGCCAGGTCGCTCCGCCCGACGGTCTGTTCCTCACTGGCGTCGACTACCCCGCATCCTGA
- the dapD gene encoding 2,3,4,5-tetrahydropyridine-2,6-dicarboxylate N-succinyltransferase, translated as MSKPDLASLEKTLDKAFEERDGISTATRGEVRDAIESALELLDKGTARVAERQADGQWKVNQWLKKAVLLSFRLKPMELISGAPGGASWWDKVPSKFDGWGPLEFEKAGFRAVPSAVVRRSAYVAPGAVLMPSFVNVGAYVDSGTMVDTWASVGSCAQIGKNVHLSGGVGIGGVLEPMQAGPTIIEDNCFIGARSEVVEGCIVREGAVLGMGVFIGKSTKIIDRATGEVFYGEVPANAVVVAGSLPGKPLPNGEPGPSLYCAVIVKRVDAKTREKTSINELLRD; from the coding sequence ATGTCGAAGCCCGATCTGGCGAGCCTTGAAAAGACCCTCGACAAGGCTTTCGAGGAGCGCGACGGCATTTCGACCGCGACTCGCGGTGAAGTGCGCGACGCCATCGAATCAGCGCTGGAACTGCTCGACAAAGGCACCGCGCGCGTTGCCGAACGGCAAGCCGATGGCCAGTGGAAGGTCAACCAGTGGCTGAAGAAGGCCGTGCTGCTCTCGTTCCGCCTGAAGCCGATGGAACTGATCTCAGGTGCGCCCGGCGGTGCCTCCTGGTGGGACAAGGTCCCCTCGAAGTTCGACGGCTGGGGCCCGCTCGAATTCGAAAAGGCCGGGTTCCGCGCCGTGCCATCCGCGGTGGTGCGTCGCTCGGCCTATGTCGCTCCGGGTGCGGTGCTGATGCCTTCCTTCGTCAATGTCGGCGCCTATGTCGACAGCGGCACCATGGTCGACACCTGGGCCTCGGTCGGCTCCTGCGCGCAGATCGGCAAGAATGTGCATCTCTCCGGCGGCGTCGGTATCGGCGGCGTCCTGGAACCGATGCAGGCCGGCCCGACCATCATCGAGGACAACTGCTTCATCGGCGCGCGTTCGGAAGTGGTCGAGGGCTGCATCGTGCGAGAAGGCGCGGTGCTCGGCATGGGCGTGTTCATCGGCAAGTCGACCAAGATCATCGACCGCGCCACCGGCGAGGTCTTCTATGGTGAAGTACCCGCCAACGCCGTGGTGGTGGCTGGATCCCTGCCGGGCAAGCCATTGCCGAACGGCGAACCCGGTCCAAGCCTCTACTGCGCCGTCATCGTCAAGCGCGTCGACGCCAAGACCCGGGAAAAGACGTCCATCAACGAACTGTTGCGCGACTGA
- a CDS encoding N-acetyltransferase, producing MSMMSIRAATPRDREAIRLVEEHAFGQQTEAGLVDAIVAQGDAVLELVAEEEGQVVGHILFSRLYVENAGRQFPAVALAPLAVEPDFHGTGIGGALVREAHIRLKDAGENLAIVLGDPAYYGRFGYSHERAAGFASEYQGEALQAQAWGEAPRNGELVYASAFGTALAA from the coding sequence ATGAGCATGATGTCGATACGCGCGGCGACGCCGCGGGATCGCGAGGCCATCCGCCTCGTCGAAGAACATGCTTTCGGCCAGCAGACCGAAGCCGGTCTCGTCGATGCGATCGTCGCGCAAGGCGACGCGGTCCTGGAACTGGTCGCTGAAGAAGAGGGCCAGGTTGTCGGCCATATCCTGTTCTCGCGCCTCTATGTCGAGAACGCAGGCAGGCAGTTCCCGGCGGTTGCGCTGGCGCCGCTCGCCGTTGAGCCCGATTTCCACGGCACGGGTATCGGCGGCGCGCTGGTGCGCGAGGCCCATATCCGCCTGAAGGATGCCGGCGAGAATCTGGCCATCGTGCTGGGTGACCCGGCTTATTACGGCCGCTTCGGTTACAGCCACGAGCGTGCGGCCGGCTTTGCCAGCGAGTATCAGGGCGAAGCGCTGCAGGCCCAGGCCTGGGGCGAGGCGCCCCGGAACGGCGAGCTGGTCTACGCTTCGGCTTTCGGCACCGCGCTGGCAGCGTAG
- a CDS encoding 2-dehydropantoate 2-reductase, translating into MTLRDASVVVAGAGSIGCYAGGCLALAGRKVTLLVRPRIEQALLRGGLRVTDLEKRDRRLSQAAFAVETRAEAALNGADIVLVTTKSGATEEIGRQIAAYAPTHAIVVSLQNGVDNAARLAATVDGRRVLAGMVPFNVVQQEGETPFRVHRASEGTVLVESGAPGISTLLDVEGFATATHADMRSVQWGKLLFNLNNALVALSDLPLSTELADRRWRLLLARQIDEALTAMKAAGIRPGRVAGPPSALLPTILRLPNFVFLRLARRMLAIDPQARSSMWEDLQQGRRTEIDELQGAILRLAARSGVRAPLVERIAALVREAEERGQGSPKLAASTIEQA; encoded by the coding sequence ATGACATTGCGTGACGCGTCCGTTGTTGTCGCCGGCGCCGGCAGCATTGGCTGCTACGCCGGTGGGTGCCTGGCACTGGCGGGACGCAAGGTGACGCTGCTGGTCCGGCCGCGAATAGAGCAGGCCCTGTTGCGCGGCGGCCTGCGTGTCACTGATCTCGAAAAGCGCGACAGGCGGCTCAGCCAGGCAGCTTTCGCCGTCGAGACGCGTGCCGAAGCGGCCCTCAACGGTGCGGACATCGTGCTCGTCACCACCAAGAGCGGCGCGACGGAAGAGATCGGCAGGCAGATTGCGGCGTACGCACCCACCCACGCGATCGTTGTCAGCCTGCAGAACGGTGTCGACAATGCCGCCCGCCTGGCCGCGACCGTGGACGGCCGACGGGTGTTGGCGGGCATGGTGCCTTTCAATGTCGTGCAGCAGGAGGGTGAGACCCCATTCCGGGTGCACCGCGCCAGCGAGGGAACCGTCCTGGTCGAGAGCGGTGCACCGGGAATTTCGACCCTGCTGGATGTTGAAGGCTTCGCAACGGCCACGCATGCCGACATGCGCTCGGTGCAATGGGGCAAGCTGCTCTTCAATCTCAACAACGCGCTTGTGGCACTGTCCGATCTGCCTCTGTCGACCGAACTTGCGGACCGTCGATGGCGCTTGCTTCTGGCCAGGCAGATCGATGAGGCGCTCACGGCGATGAAGGCAGCGGGCATCAGGCCGGGTCGCGTTGCCGGTCCACCGTCAGCGCTGCTGCCGACGATCCTGAGATTGCCGAACTTCGTTTTCCTGCGTCTGGCCAGGCGGATGCTGGCGATCGATCCGCAGGCGCGCTCGTCGATGTGGGAGGATCTGCAGCAGGGTCGCAGGACCGAAATCGACGAGTTGCAGGGCGCGATCCTGCGGCTTGCCGCAAGAAGCGGCGTGCGGGCGCCCTTGGTCGAGCGCATAGCCGCTCTGGTGAGGGAAGCGGAAGAGCGGGGCCAGGGGTCGCCGAAATTGGCGGCCAGCACGATCGAGCAGGCCTAG
- a CDS encoding transporter, whose product MLSADEIQSSLNGAWRMMLGKADGLRLLDLSADGFWNSFFAIAVAMPALIVGWVGVSNAIGETAADRFELLLKLALVDIGTWVLPLLALAAVAPRAGLSSRFVHYVVAGNWTGAIIAWLMLPGALLRMLFPAADQASGLLSLLLFLVSLVFSWRMTNIAIGKGAAMATAVFAGMFAVSLILLFMLEKLLDIPRLGA is encoded by the coding sequence ATGCTTTCAGCCGATGAAATCCAATCGTCGCTGAACGGAGCCTGGCGTATGATGCTGGGCAAGGCCGACGGGCTGCGCCTGCTCGACCTGTCAGCGGACGGGTTCTGGAATTCCTTCTTTGCCATTGCGGTGGCCATGCCCGCCTTGATCGTAGGCTGGGTCGGCGTTTCCAATGCGATCGGGGAAACCGCCGCCGACCGGTTCGAATTGTTGCTTAAACTGGCGCTCGTCGACATTGGCACCTGGGTACTGCCTCTGCTGGCGCTGGCCGCTGTAGCGCCGCGCGCAGGGCTGAGCAGTCGCTTCGTGCATTATGTGGTGGCAGGCAACTGGACTGGCGCCATCATCGCCTGGCTGATGTTGCCGGGTGCACTTTTGCGCATGCTTTTTCCTGCGGCGGACCAGGCGAGCGGCCTGCTTTCATTGCTGCTCTTCCTGGTTTCGCTGGTGTTCAGCTGGCGCATGACCAACATCGCGATCGGCAAAGGCGCCGCAATGGCCACCGCGGTATTTGCCGGCATGTTCGCCGTCTCGCTGATCCTGCTGTTCATGCTGGAGAAGCTGCTCGACATACCCAGGCTTGGGGCCTAG
- a CDS encoding MFS transporter translates to MPATGPVPQPLAALRIAGVKPLLVACAAFMSAFYGIYGYLGDHLHNGLGEPVSANGIVALVYGIGFGAAALLDGIVDRLGPRRVMPFAFLAVGAVYLGFALAGDSFLAVLGLTFLWGLTNHFGLNVLIMRLAAIDPSRRGTIMGLNSAVTYLAVFAGTTGFGPLYASRGFAFAAFAALVLMLIAVAGGSWRTAPVETKD, encoded by the coding sequence GTGCCTGCGACCGGTCCCGTACCTCAGCCGCTGGCTGCGCTGCGCATCGCCGGTGTCAAGCCGCTGCTCGTCGCCTGCGCGGCGTTCATGAGCGCCTTCTACGGGATCTATGGCTATCTGGGCGATCATCTGCACAACGGTCTCGGCGAGCCGGTCAGCGCCAATGGCATCGTGGCGCTGGTCTACGGCATCGGTTTTGGTGCGGCAGCTCTTCTCGACGGCATCGTCGACCGGTTGGGCCCTCGGCGCGTGATGCCGTTTGCTTTCCTGGCAGTCGGTGCGGTCTACCTCGGTTTCGCGCTGGCGGGCGACAGCTTCCTTGCGGTGCTGGGGCTCACCTTCCTGTGGGGCCTTACCAATCACTTCGGCTTGAATGTGCTGATCATGCGGCTGGCAGCGATCGACCCTTCACGCCGCGGTACCATCATGGGCCTGAACAGCGCCGTCACTTATCTTGCCGTGTTTGCCGGAACGACCGGCTTTGGTCCGCTCTATGCGTCACGGGGATTTGCGTTTGCTGCTTTCGCGGCACTTGTTCTGATGTTGATAGCCGTGGCGGGCGGAAGTTGGCGGACCGCACCGGTAGAAACAAAAGACTGA
- the dapE gene encoding succinyl-diaminopimelate desuccinylase, whose product MTLPTDPAQNLAALIRCPSVTPAEGGALSSLEAMLKPLGFAIERPVFKEDGTPDVENLYARRSGNGPHLMFAGHTDVVPVGDEAAWTHPPFSAAIANGEMYGRGAVDMKGGIACFIAALARHIAEKGAPKGSVSLLITGDEEGPSINGTVKLLEWAAAKGETWDASIVGEPTNPDVLGDMIKIGRRGSLSGTVTVNGRQGHVAYPHLADNPVRGLMTLTDALLNPVFDKGTKDFQPTNLEVTSIDVGNPATNVIPAKASATFNIRFNDTWDAETVQAEIHNRLDTASGRKKYRKGRKEPIEFELVWKDRPSHVFLTRDDKLIDTLSGSIAAVTGRKPQLSTSGGTSDARFIKDYCPVVEFGLVGQTMHMVDERVALDDLETLTVIYQRFIEDWFG is encoded by the coding sequence ATGACCCTGCCGACCGATCCTGCCCAGAATCTCGCCGCCCTCATTCGTTGCCCGTCGGTGACGCCGGCAGAGGGTGGCGCCTTGTCGTCTCTGGAAGCCATGCTGAAGCCGCTCGGCTTCGCCATCGAGCGCCCGGTTTTCAAGGAAGACGGCACGCCCGACGTCGAGAACCTCTATGCACGGCGTTCCGGCAATGGCCCGCATCTGATGTTCGCCGGTCACACCGATGTGGTGCCCGTCGGTGACGAGGCGGCGTGGACACATCCGCCCTTTTCGGCGGCGATCGCCAACGGTGAGATGTATGGCCGCGGTGCGGTCGACATGAAGGGCGGCATCGCCTGTTTCATTGCCGCGCTCGCCCGCCATATCGCGGAGAAAGGCGCTCCCAAGGGCTCGGTTTCGTTGCTGATCACCGGCGATGAGGAAGGCCCCTCGATCAATGGCACGGTGAAGCTTCTGGAATGGGCCGCCGCCAAAGGCGAAACCTGGGATGCCTCGATCGTTGGCGAGCCCACCAACCCGGACGTGCTCGGCGACATGATCAAGATCGGTCGCCGCGGCTCGCTGTCGGGAACAGTGACCGTCAACGGCCGCCAGGGCCACGTCGCTTATCCACACCTCGCGGACAATCCGGTGCGCGGCCTGATGACGCTCACCGACGCGCTGCTGAATCCCGTCTTTGACAAGGGCACGAAGGATTTCCAGCCGACCAATCTCGAAGTCACGTCGATCGACGTCGGCAACCCTGCCACCAACGTCATCCCGGCCAAGGCAAGCGCCACCTTCAACATTCGTTTCAATGACACCTGGGATGCGGAAACGGTGCAGGCCGAAATCCACAACAGGCTCGACACCGCCAGCGGTCGCAAGAAGTACCGCAAGGGTCGCAAGGAACCGATCGAGTTCGAACTCGTGTGGAAGGATCGGCCGAGCCATGTCTTCCTGACACGCGACGACAAGCTGATCGACACACTGAGCGGCTCGATTGCCGCCGTCACCGGCCGCAAGCCGCAGCTGTCGACGTCAGGGGGCACATCCGATGCCCGCTTCATCAAGGACTATTGCCCGGTGGTCGAATTCGGCCTGGTCGGCCAGACCATGCATATGGTGGACGAGCGCGTGGCACTGGACGATCTCGAAACGCTGACCGTGATCTATCAGCGTTTCATCGAGGACTGGTTCGGGTAG
- a CDS encoding Lrp/AsnC family transcriptional regulator — MKQETDDVRQNSVPERDLDDMDRKLLGALCEDATVSYAELGEKVGLSAPAAHERVKRLRRSRAIRSTSVLIDPVAVNKPLLAFVHVDTRGWGKTPELMAISAYPEVEEIHSVAGDACMLLKVRARDTRALEGLLARLYDTPGVVTTRSYVVLSTYLERPVQPGSTSVWPMPSHMAQPIEHRRSIDAIARSE; from the coding sequence ATGAAGCAAGAAACAGATGACGTTCGGCAAAACAGCGTTCCGGAGCGGGACCTGGACGATATGGACCGAAAGCTATTAGGCGCGCTCTGCGAGGATGCCACCGTCAGCTATGCCGAACTCGGCGAGAAGGTCGGGCTTTCGGCACCGGCCGCGCATGAACGCGTGAAGCGGCTGCGGCGCAGCCGCGCGATCCGCAGCACTTCGGTGCTGATCGATCCCGTAGCCGTCAACAAGCCGTTGCTCGCCTTCGTCCATGTCGACACGCGCGGCTGGGGCAAGACGCCGGAGTTGATGGCGATCTCCGCCTATCCGGAAGTGGAAGAGATCCACTCGGTCGCCGGCGACGCCTGCATGCTGCTGAAGGTTCGCGCCAGGGATACGCGCGCGCTGGAGGGGTTGCTGGCCAGGCTCTATGACACGCCGGGTGTCGTGACCACACGCAGTTATGTGGTCTTGTCGACTTACCTGGAACGACCGGTGCAACCCGGCTCGACCAGTGTCTGGCCGATGCCGAGCCACATGGCACAACCGATCGAGCACCGGCGCAGCATCGATGCGATAGCCAGGAGCGAGTAG
- a CDS encoding GGDEF domain-containing protein, translated as MQDGTDVVATSQGERLSDPTKVLGSSLSRRAARLFDWFSTPLEDEAKAVRSRFLETTYDRKFAILFASLSVLVLAGTTIVLTGAWWPWVWIAAELVLLAVRFMLIIRCELARLHGENPPLGALMTAGGAWSAVFGLGCFGCIASENLVLSVLAGLNVAGVVGVVSSRNAATPRYAILVMLLVSLPFMVGALLSPQPGMWVVGLQMPFYVAGIIGVLVHNHAISVRMIRAELDNRDLAVRDALTGLPNRILMQEELHRMCNQLAVQAANGGKPFVVLSMDLDGFKYVNDNHGHTAGDRLLRLVGDRLRKTFRSTDMVFRIGGDEFVVLLPATSEIEAAHLAKRAIDTISEPFDIDVAAAAYIGLSVGSARAPVDGDTAEQLLTCSDLALYEAKRAGKGRHRAHLPSAS; from the coding sequence ATGCAAGATGGAACGGATGTTGTAGCGACATCTCAGGGGGAACGACTGTCAGACCCGACAAAAGTTCTCGGCAGCAGCCTCTCCAGGCGAGCAGCGCGCCTTTTTGACTGGTTCTCGACTCCGCTGGAGGACGAGGCCAAGGCTGTCCGCTCCCGTTTCCTCGAAACGACCTACGATCGCAAGTTCGCCATCCTCTTTGCCAGCCTGAGCGTGCTTGTCCTTGCCGGTACGACAATCGTACTGACAGGCGCCTGGTGGCCCTGGGTGTGGATCGCCGCCGAACTTGTGTTGCTGGCTGTGCGGTTCATGTTGATCATACGCTGCGAGCTTGCGCGGCTGCATGGTGAAAACCCGCCTCTCGGTGCACTCATGACGGCGGGAGGTGCCTGGTCAGCCGTCTTTGGCCTCGGCTGCTTCGGCTGCATCGCAAGCGAGAACCTGGTTCTTTCGGTGCTGGCCGGGCTGAACGTTGCCGGCGTTGTCGGTGTCGTCTCCTCACGCAATGCCGCGACACCGCGTTATGCAATCCTTGTCATGCTGCTGGTCAGCCTGCCCTTCATGGTGGGCGCGCTGCTTTCACCGCAACCCGGCATGTGGGTGGTCGGCCTGCAGATGCCATTCTATGTCGCCGGCATCATCGGCGTCCTCGTGCACAACCACGCCATCAGCGTGCGCATGATCCGGGCGGAACTCGACAACCGGGATCTTGCGGTGAGAGACGCCCTGACGGGTCTGCCCAACCGCATCCTCATGCAGGAGGAGCTGCATCGGATGTGCAATCAGCTGGCCGTACAGGCAGCCAATGGCGGCAAGCCGTTCGTCGTGCTCAGCATGGATCTCGACGGCTTCAAATACGTCAACGACAACCATGGCCACACCGCTGGCGACCGGCTGCTGCGCCTCGTTGGAGACAGGCTGAGAAAGACCTTCCGTTCCACCGACATGGTGTTCCGCATCGGTGGCGATGAATTCGTCGTACTCTTGCCCGCAACATCGGAAATCGAAGCCGCCCATCTCGCCAAACGGGCGATCGACACGATTTCCGAGCCTTTCGACATCGATGTTGCTGCCGCGGCCTATATCGGCCTCAGCGTCGGCAGCGCGCGTGCACCCGTGGATGGCGACACAGCGGAGCAGCTGCTGACCTGTTCCGATCTGGCGCTCTACGAAGCCAAGCGCGCCGGAAAAGGCCGGCACCGGGCACATCTGCCCAGCGCATCCTGA
- a CDS encoding DUF805 domain-containing protein, with translation MSLQQTLWTFFGFNGRLSRQAFALAGLLLYVIRSYPIYRLYTAPDQASMEQWASVFLVVLGVLILSHLALAAKRLHDFDRTGWYGLFFIIGDIIVFILLCLPQGTRGANRYGRETNAPA, from the coding sequence GTGAGCCTTCAGCAGACGCTCTGGACATTTTTCGGATTCAACGGCCGACTGAGCCGGCAAGCCTTTGCGCTTGCCGGACTGCTGCTCTACGTCATCCGCTCCTATCCGATCTATCGTCTCTACACCGCCCCCGATCAGGCCTCGATGGAACAATGGGCTTCAGTGTTCCTGGTGGTGCTCGGCGTGTTGATCCTGTCTCATCTCGCACTTGCTGCAAAGCGGCTGCATGATTTCGACAGGACCGGCTGGTACGGCCTGTTCTTCATCATCGGCGATATCATTGTCTTTATTCTGCTCTGCCTGCCGCAGGGAACACGAGGCGCAAATCGCTACGGCAGGGAGACCAACGCTCCGGCCTGA
- a CDS encoding MFS transporter: MTKTDQSSPLFAEPVERLPAVAYVLTFCIAVIGSNSLVLGPIAPEVARTFGSSVALVMSASAAFGLGTAASALLMARHVDRFGARRMLLWALLGLALALALSALSPVVPALVGAQLVAGIASGIALPAIYASAAAVAPPGRESRTIGLVLTGWTLSMVAGVSLSAVVADYVHWRAVYAVVAMLALVASLTLKVSRYATCLRPVPYLSRWLRCASPVSSRCSSPARRS; the protein is encoded by the coding sequence ATGACGAAGACCGATCAATCATCACCCTTGTTTGCTGAACCTGTCGAGCGGTTGCCGGCTGTCGCCTATGTGCTGACTTTCTGCATTGCGGTCATTGGATCCAATTCGCTGGTGCTTGGGCCGATCGCACCGGAGGTGGCGCGGACATTCGGCTCGAGCGTTGCGCTGGTCATGTCGGCGTCGGCTGCCTTCGGGCTGGGTACGGCCGCGAGTGCACTTCTGATGGCGCGCCATGTCGACAGGTTTGGTGCAAGGCGCATGCTGCTGTGGGCGCTTCTCGGACTGGCGCTGGCACTGGCCTTGAGCGCGCTTTCACCCGTCGTGCCGGCGCTGGTCGGTGCGCAACTGGTGGCTGGCATCGCCTCCGGCATCGCTTTGCCGGCAATCTATGCCAGCGCCGCAGCGGTGGCGCCGCCCGGACGCGAGAGCCGCACCATCGGCCTGGTCCTGACTGGCTGGACGTTGAGCATGGTCGCCGGTGTTTCGCTGTCGGCGGTGGTGGCCGACTATGTGCACTGGCGTGCCGTCTATGCGGTCGTGGCAATGCTTGCACTTGTCGCGTCGCTCACCTTGAAGGTCAGTCGCTACGCGACGTGCCTGCGACCGGTCCCGTACCTCAGCCGCTGGCTGCGCTGCGCATCGCCGGTGTCAAGCCGCTGCTCGTCGCCTGCGCGGCGTTCATGA